Proteins found in one Bacillota bacterium genomic segment:
- the ftcD gene encoding glutamate formimidoyltransferase: MKKIVECVPNFSEGRDLDKVERIISTFRNKKNVLLVNYEPDADYNRTVVTLLADPDIIIDVLMEFTKKVINEIDLNIHSGEHPRMGAVDVIPFIPIENVTMKECIELANEMGRRISEEFQIPAFLYAEAAKKEDRILLPTIRKGEFEGMKTKIKEDAWAPDYGKSEIHPTFGVVGIGARYPLIAYNIDLKTEDEKIANSIAKAIRKSSGGFAYIQAGPAYLEQKHHVQVTMNILDYKKNPIYRIFEVVKMEASRYHIEVLSAEIVGLLPKDALLKSLQYYFEVNKLSFDKNMSLSEIVSYSIRFLKLRDFNESKIIESFR; the protein is encoded by the coding sequence TTGAAAAAAATTGTTGAATGTGTTCCTAATTTTAGTGAAGGGCGAGATTTAGATAAAGTTGAAAGAATCATAAGTACATTTAGAAATAAAAAAAACGTATTGCTCGTCAATTATGAACCCGATGCTGATTACAACCGAACAGTCGTTACGCTTTTAGCTGATCCAGATATTATTATAGATGTGTTAATGGAATTCACAAAAAAAGTTATCAATGAAATTGATTTAAATATTCATTCTGGAGAACATCCTCGCATGGGAGCGGTAGATGTAATTCCATTTATCCCCATTGAAAATGTTACGATGAAAGAATGTATTGAGCTTGCAAACGAAATGGGAAGAAGAATTAGTGAAGAATTTCAAATTCCAGCATTTTTGTATGCAGAAGCTGCAAAAAAAGAAGATCGGATTTTGCTTCCTACGATTCGCAAAGGCGAATTTGAAGGAATGAAAACAAAAATTAAAGAAGATGCTTGGGCTCCTGATTATGGAAAGTCTGAAATTCATCCTACTTTTGGCGTTGTGGGAATTGGGGCAAGATATCCTTTAATTGCCTATAATATAGACTTAAAGACTGAAGATGAAAAAATAGCGAATTCTATTGCAAAAGCTATTAGAAAATCTAGTGGAGGGTTTGCATATATTCAAGCAGGGCCTGCCTATCTTGAACAAAAACATCATGTGCAAGTAACGATGAATATCCTTGATTATAAAAAAAATCCGATTTATCGTATTTTTGAAGTTGTAAAAATGGAAGCATCTAGATATCACATAGAGGTCTTAAGCGCAGAGATTGTTGGACTGCTTCCAAAAGACGCTCTTTTGAAATCACTTCAATATTATTTTGAAGTAAATAAACTTTCTTTTGACAAGAATATGAGTTTATCTGAGATAGTTTCCTATTCAATTCGATTTTTAAAACTTCGTGATTTTAATGAATCAAAAATCATAGAATCTTTTAGGTAA
- the hutI gene encoding imidazolonepropionase, with protein MNADLIIKNIRTLYTPFHHPPIHGMKMNEIQTFNEAFIAIKDGKFIGFGEGPYDKFLSQGTQIYDALHCIVIPGLIDSHTHLVHGGSREAEFSKKIAGVPYIDILLQGGGIFSTVESTRNATFKELYDKAMNSLKEMLLFGVTTIEAKSGYGLNQMTEVLQLEVAKKCDNDQPITIISTYLGAHALPKEFKGAREVYINQVLSDMKTIKDKDLAKFVDVFCEKDVFTLEETSKILNKAISLGFKVRLHSDEMVSIGGTKLALDLKANSIDHLMAITDQDIDLLASSKTIGNLLPSTSFFLNKEYAPARKMIEKGCAVSISSDYNPGSAPSENFQFTMQLAGNKLKMTPSEILTASTINPAYGLGLSDHVGSIQIGKQADFSILKASNLDYVIYHYGVNHTQDVFKNGKLVVRDKTIVKGDK; from the coding sequence ATGAATGCAGATCTAATTATAAAAAATATTAGAACACTTTATACTCCCTTTCATCATCCGCCCATTCATGGAATGAAAATGAACGAGATTCAAACTTTTAATGAAGCATTCATTGCAATTAAGGATGGCAAATTTATTGGCTTTGGAGAGGGACCATATGACAAATTTCTTTCTCAAGGCACACAAATTTATGATGCACTTCATTGTATCGTTATTCCAGGCTTAATTGATTCGCATACACATTTAGTTCATGGAGGATCAAGAGAGGCGGAATTTTCCAAAAAAATAGCTGGAGTCCCATACATTGATATTCTTCTTCAAGGAGGTGGAATTTTTAGTACGGTTGAAAGTACGAGAAATGCCACTTTTAAAGAGCTTTATGATAAAGCCATGAATTCTTTAAAGGAAATGCTACTTTTTGGAGTGACAACGATTGAAGCTAAAAGTGGGTATGGATTAAATCAAATGACTGAAGTTTTACAACTTGAAGTTGCTAAAAAATGTGATAATGATCAACCCATTACCATTATTTCTACCTACCTTGGAGCTCACGCTCTTCCAAAAGAATTTAAAGGAGCGAGAGAGGTTTATATTAATCAAGTACTATCAGATATGAAAACGATTAAAGATAAAGATTTAGCTAAATTTGTGGATGTGTTTTGTGAGAAAGATGTATTCACTTTAGAAGAAACAAGTAAAATATTAAATAAAGCAATATCTCTTGGATTTAAAGTAAGATTACATTCAGATGAAATGGTTTCGATTGGTGGCACTAAACTCGCGCTTGATTTAAAAGCAAATTCCATTGATCATTTAATGGCAATTACAGATCAAGACATTGATCTTTTAGCTTCTTCAAAAACGATTGGGAATCTACTGCCATCCACTTCGTTTTTCCTAAACAAAGAGTATGCTCCTGCAAGGAAAATGATTGAAAAAGGATGTGCCGTTTCTATTTCAAGTGATTATAATCCGGGGTCAGCTCCAAGTGAAAACTTTCAGTTTACCATGCAACTTGCGGGAAATAAACTTAAAATGACACCTTCAGAGATTTTAACAGCATCTACGATTAACCCAGCTTATGGGCTTGGGCTTTCAGACCATGTTGGTTCCATTCAAATTGGAAAACAAGCAGATTTTTCAATTTTGAAAGCAAGCAATTTAGATTATGTAATCTATCATTATGGAGTGAACCATACCCAAGACGTTTTTAAAAACGGAAAATTAGTTGTACGAGATAAAACCATTGTGAAAGGAGATAAATGA